In Synechococcus sp. PCC 6312, one genomic interval encodes:
- a CDS encoding response regulator, whose translation MQAIIHIQVVQSNPHLRSLLGWHLQQAGFVVHLSSGCQHAQELFQTRHPDLIVLDTDLPDGSGLELCRWLRRQQQVLIFMLSARNQEGDIVAGLKAGADDYLTKPFGMQEFLVRIESLSRRAHPLLPAYLNFGDLQIDLIQRRVFVRQHPADLTPQEFSLLYVLTQAGGVPLSRQDLLLRAWPEYIDNPRTVDTHILSLRKKIELDPQHPRIIQTIRNVGYRLNLDLLNVSHHRQMTTSSLPQPVPPKPSPVSQAWN comes from the coding sequence TTGCAGGCAATCATCCATATCCAAGTTGTTCAAAGCAATCCCCATCTGCGCTCACTTTTGGGTTGGCATCTCCAGCAGGCGGGGTTTGTTGTTCATTTATCTTCTGGCTGTCAACACGCCCAAGAACTTTTCCAGACCCGCCATCCTGACCTGATTGTCCTGGATACAGATTTACCCGATGGCAGTGGCCTGGAACTCTGTCGGTGGCTACGGCGGCAACAGCAGGTGCTAATTTTCATGCTCTCGGCTCGTAACCAGGAAGGAGATATTGTTGCCGGACTCAAGGCTGGGGCCGATGATTATTTGACTAAACCCTTTGGGATGCAAGAATTTTTAGTCCGGATTGAATCCCTCAGTCGCCGCGCCCACCCTCTCTTGCCTGCCTACTTGAATTTTGGAGATCTCCAAATTGATCTAATTCAACGCCGTGTTTTTGTCCGTCAACATCCCGCCGATTTAACACCCCAAGAATTTAGCTTGCTCTATGTCCTGACCCAGGCCGGTGGTGTTCCCCTCAGCCGCCAAGATTTACTCCTGCGGGCCTGGCCCGAATACATTGACAATCCACGTACCGTAGATACCCATATTCTATCCCTGAGAAAGAAAATCGAACTTGACCCCCAGCATCCCCGCATTATTCAAACCATTCGGAATGTTGGCTATCGCCTCAATCTTGATCTACTCAATGTCAGCCATCATCGGCAAATGACTACCAGTTCCTTGCCCCAACCTGTGCCACCGAAACCATCTCCTGTTTCCCAGGCCTGGAATTAA
- a CDS encoding YcjF family protein produces MIRKALATAREEHGHVNILIAGRSGVGKSTLINAVFQGELASTGDGRPVTPNIREICKSGLPLSIFDSRGLEMQDFQETLGALQTFVAQRHLERNQNQHIHVAWVCIDEGLRRVEAAESELVKMLAHYLPVIAVITKARADQGFQSTVQTLLPQARNVVRVRSIPELDDDGHRKEPMGLQALVALTFDLVPEGQQRAFVAAQKVDLDLKKQQAHLIVATAAASAAAIAATPIPFADAILIVPVQVGMLASVGAVFGLPLSQSVLTTLLASLVTGAGATLMGRAIVGSALKLIPGLGVIAGGAISAGTAASVTTLFGEAYITVLESFNPPQPAPMTLP; encoded by the coding sequence TAATTGCGGGGCGTTCAGGGGTTGGTAAAAGTACCCTGATTAATGCGGTCTTTCAAGGGGAGTTAGCATCCACAGGGGATGGCCGGCCCGTCACTCCCAACATCCGGGAAATTTGTAAAAGTGGACTGCCTCTGTCTATTTTTGACTCGCGGGGCCTGGAAATGCAGGATTTTCAAGAGACTTTAGGCGCGCTCCAAACCTTTGTGGCTCAACGGCATTTAGAGCGGAACCAAAACCAACATATTCACGTGGCCTGGGTTTGCATTGATGAGGGGCTAAGGCGGGTGGAGGCGGCGGAAAGCGAGTTAGTGAAAATGCTAGCTCACTATTTGCCTGTAATTGCAGTGATCACAAAAGCTAGGGCCGATCAGGGATTTCAATCCACCGTACAAACCCTTCTACCCCAGGCCCGAAATGTGGTTCGAGTCCGCTCAATTCCCGAACTAGATGATGATGGCCACAGGAAAGAGCCGATGGGCCTGCAAGCATTGGTGGCCTTAACCTTTGATTTGGTTCCAGAAGGGCAACAGCGCGCCTTTGTGGCGGCCCAAAAGGTTGATCTAGATCTCAAAAAACAGCAGGCCCATTTAATTGTTGCCACCGCCGCGGCCAGTGCAGCAGCCATTGCCGCAACACCCATTCCCTTTGCAGATGCTATTTTAATTGTGCCAGTCCAAGTGGGAATGTTAGCGAGTGTGGGGGCGGTCTTTGGTTTACCCTTGTCTCAGAGTGTCTTGACGACTTTGCTGGCAAGTTTAGTGACTGGAGCCGGAGCAACGCTGATGGGGCGAGCCATTGTCGGGAGTGCGTTGAAACTGATTCCAGGCCTTGGGGTAATTGCAGGTGGAGCAATTTCGGCCGGGACAGCCGCATCGGTGACGACTTTATTTGGTGAGGCTTACATCACAGTTTTAGAATCCTTCAATCCCCCGCAGCCCGCCCCAATGACCTTACCTTAG